A genomic segment from Candidatus Eisenbacteria bacterium encodes:
- the purE gene encoding 5-(carboxyamino)imidazole ribonucleotide mutase, with the protein MSEKPRVLILFGSDSDRAVMEEAARVLESFGVASRMETASAHRSPDRVRDLVREAPAQGVQLFIAGAGMANHLAGAVAAHTTLPVIGVPLEGSALSGADSLFSTVQMPAGVPVATVAIGPAGAKNAAVLAVQILALSDRGLALKLEDLKLRLARGERL; encoded by the coding sequence ATGAGCGAGAAACCTCGCGTCTTGATCCTATTCGGGAGCGATTCCGACCGCGCGGTGATGGAGGAGGCGGCGCGCGTCCTCGAGAGCTTCGGGGTCGCGTCCCGCATGGAAACGGCGTCGGCCCATCGGAGCCCCGACCGCGTGCGCGATCTCGTCCGGGAGGCGCCCGCGCAGGGAGTCCAGCTCTTCATCGCCGGCGCGGGCATGGCGAACCACCTCGCCGGCGCGGTCGCCGCGCACACGACGCTTCCCGTGATCGGCGTGCCTCTCGAGGGCTCCGCGCTCTCCGGAGCGGACTCGCTCTTCTCCACGGTCCAGATGCCGGCGGGCGTGCCGGTCGCCACGGTGGCGATCGGACCCGCGGGCGCGAAAAACGCGGCGGTGCTGGCGGTTCAAATCCTGGCGCTGTCGGACCGAGGTCTCGCGCTCAAGCTCGAGGACTTGAAGCTGAGGCTGGCCCGCGGCGAGCGGCTCTAG
- a CDS encoding threonylcarbamoyl-AMP synthase, translating into MEHIVLAPGEAWRDASGRAALVLRRGGIALLPAEGVYGLHALADHGAAVARLQALKPRDPGKRFIGLIADPGEIDRWAAPSPRASALAREHWPGALTLVLRAAPSIPESLRAPEGTVALRCPGNAFLRAVVQAAGGIVLSTSANEPGQDPAIRAEGALLDGVDLVVDQGELSGIPSTVVSVEGDRVLVLRSGAVRLPGSRRE; encoded by the coding sequence ATGGAGCACATCGTTCTCGCCCCGGGTGAGGCGTGGCGGGACGCCTCGGGGCGCGCCGCCCTAGTCTTGCGCCGGGGCGGAATCGCGCTCCTGCCGGCGGAAGGGGTGTACGGCCTGCATGCTCTGGCCGATCATGGGGCCGCGGTCGCGCGGCTCCAGGCCCTGAAGCCCCGCGACCCCGGGAAGCGCTTCATCGGATTGATCGCCGATCCGGGCGAGATCGACCGCTGGGCCGCGCCGAGCCCGCGGGCTTCTGCGCTCGCGCGGGAGCACTGGCCCGGCGCGCTCACGCTCGTCCTCCGCGCGGCGCCGTCGATTCCCGAATCGCTGCGCGCGCCGGAGGGAACGGTCGCCCTCCGGTGCCCCGGCAACGCATTCCTCCGCGCCGTGGTCCAAGCCGCGGGTGGAATCGTGCTCTCCACGTCGGCCAACGAACCGGGCCAGGATCCCGCGATCCGCGCGGAGGGCGCGCTCCTGGACGGGGTCGATCTTGTCGTGGATCAAGGGGAGCTCTCCGGGATTCCTTCGACCGTCGTCTCGGTCGAAGGGGATCGTGTGCTCGTGCTCCGTAGCGGAGCCGTCCGGCTACCCGGCTCGCGACGGGAGTAG